A genome region from Erigeron canadensis isolate Cc75 chromosome 3, C_canadensis_v1, whole genome shotgun sequence includes the following:
- the LOC122590753 gene encoding protein SPIRRIG-like isoform X1 → MKWIRLLKDLKEKVGLSAASPPPATSAAATATSAFLSLSTSSSSYVDKNSYNATSSSTYNDPSSSREKYELELDFKRSWEEFRISTAEKEKEKALNSTIDVFCRLVKQHSNVAQLISMLVETHIFSFVVGRAFVTDIKKLKGSSKTRSLEIETVIGFFSEVTEDGVQVGSNLLQAVSFLVSGAVDKQSLLDSGIMSCLVHILNALLVSDGKNMKQNIITVEEEPEVTENVAPNRRLEVEGIILHIMKALASHPAAAQSLIEDNSLELLFEMVANGSLVLFSRYKEGLVPLHTIQLHRHAMQVLGLLLGNDNGSTADYIRKHQLIKVLLMAVKGFDSESGDSVYTVGIVDLLLECVELSYKPEAGGIRLREDIHNAHGYQYLIQFTLVLSEQNSESELSKSTNEGDTQAEKGSLSPTLFRLLDVLVNLSQAGSTNATGSPGSKGSRNHVNPASRPCDRFGNYAWENDTHKVKDLEAVQMLQDIFLKTDSRELQSEVLNRLFKIFSSHLENYLLCQQLRIVPLLILNMGGFPTSLQEIILKILEYAVTVVNCIPEQELLSLCCLLQQSITSELKCTILTFFVKLVSFDLQYKKFLREVGVLEVLLDDLKHHKFLVGPEQHEGKRGEVERKGSPNGFQKHLDSGDVILSSPKLLESGPGKFPLFDNDRTIPVAWDCLVSLLRKAEFNQVTFRLADGVSTTLPYLASDVHRPGALRVLSCLIIEDSAQAHPDELGLLIEVSKSGMVLSTLGSLYKLPDDAKCDIFGAIWRILGASSSAQRVFGEATGFSLILTTLQSFHGDKGEVGQSSLTVCMKLFTHIMRLITAGVCNNAANRVKLHAIISSHTFCDLLSESGLICVEWEKQVTQLLFELSLEMVLPPSFIAETTEPSDDIDDVCIFQIVMPSALFLPHKQYIYNAGAVRVLIHLLLLFSPKLQLELLNLIEELARAGSFNQESLTSAGCVELLLETIYPFLSGSSSLLFCALRIIEVLGVYRLSSAELRVIIRYTLQVRLMKSGHTLVDMMERFTSLENIPLAPFVEMDMSKSGHASIQVSLGDRSWPPAAGYSFICWFQYQNFLKSNGTASPHNMRIFSVGAMDDGNSNTLYAEINLREDGTLTLSTSNSSSLSFSGLDLDEYRWHHLAVVHSKPNALAGLFQSSVSYVYFNGKLKHTGRLGYSPSPTGKSLQVTIGTPDNSARVNDLSWKIRSCYLFEEVLPPGSIWFMYILGRGYTGLFQDTNLLQFVPNQACGGGSMDILSSLEADLAYASNAQRPENAKKQGNSKTDRSGVVWDFERLGNLALQLCGRKLIFALDGTSTDVSKSSGTMSMLNLVDPLSAVASPLGGIPRLGRLHGDIYVCKHSIIGETMRPIGGLAMVLALVEAAETRDMLHMALTLLACALRQNPQNIRDMQSCRGYHLLALLLQPKMSIFDMQSLEIFFQIAACEALLPGPKKFEKTNNNLPPVKATQETSFEELSMLKFHDEVSSAGSHGDMDDSSVNKDAFSHISELDNVDLLTETSNCIVLSNADMVEHVLLDWTVWVAASVPIQITLLGFLENLVSMHWYRNHNLSVLRKINLIQHLLGTLHRGDVEVPVLEKLVVLLGVILDDGYIISELEHVVRFVIMTFDPPEPTSKSQILRESIRKHIIVRNMILEKLIDILVTIESEDLIEQWHKIVSSKLITYFLDEAVHPTSMRWVMTLLGVCLTSSSTFSLKFRTSGGYQGLMRVLPGFYDSPDIYYILFCLIFGKPVYPRLPEVRLLDFHALMPSDGSQRELKFLELLDSVIAMAKSTFDRVSIQTMIAYESGDLNQVGAGLVAELLGETTEMTGELQGEALMHKTYAARLMGGDASAPAAATSVLRFMVDLAKMCPPFSAVCRRAEFLENCVDLYFSCVRSAHAVEMAKKLSVKSGDKNINDYDDNASSYNSLPVEQEQCAKTSISLGSSPPAHASASSGDIPAAKSNSDECKENIITASPEDLHRSSSKDLSSLDLKATPEPAHQMSTLSSSSLSIFDSPFLSEKPTGVQQTPSSQIPATTITESKPKLAASPSMVSSVSISMSEFDTASDSKRPPVIPSTTDPIFTINPRMLLHADDSGYGGGPCSAGATAILDFMAEVLSDFVTDQMKAAPIIENILESVPLYVDAESVLAFQGLCLGRLMNFLERRILRDDEEDEKKLDKTRWSSNLDALCYMIVDRVYMGAYSQPVAVLKTLEFLLSILQLANKDGRIEQAAPPGKGLLLIGRAKQLDSYILSLCRNVNRIIMYCFLPSFLISIGEDELLSRLSFEPKKRYVFNGSEEAGMIDICAVLQVLVAHKRIIFCPSNLDNDLNCCLCINLISLLHDQRQNAQNLAVEILKHLMLYRKTALEDLLVSKSNQEPVLDAFHGGFDKLVTESLQSFYEWLHKSEALVNKTLEQCAAVTWVQFISGSVKFPSVRIKSMDGRRKKEIGKKLKDLRKFDQRYWEQIKERRIALDVVRDHMSTELRVIRQDKYGWVLHAESEWQTHLQQLMHERGIFPLPKSLSFEEPEWQLCPIEGPYRTRKKIERCKLKIDTIETILNVEFNGQELSGERNEVDHINSNYGFDTFSNPLPYDELHDDSDGGKDVASTKIGWNDDKDSSIFEPSGNFAAEFSVKSSTTVAAPKAESIIENSDIVSLRRYALVRSDNFRVTEDKIEKELSDSGDYLIRPYLERNEKIKFKYNCERVVSLDKHDGIFLIGELCLYVIENFYVDDAGYICEKKCEDDLSVIDQALGVKKDVSLSMGSQSKSTASWAVNPKTYTGGRAWGYSSGAWGKENAINISNVPHLWRMWKLNSVHELLKRDYQLRPVAIEVFSMDGCNDLLVFHKKEREEIFRNLLAMNLPRNSMFLDPTISGSLKQESTFKLTATPFSKRWQTGEISNFQYLMHLNTLAGRGYSDLTQYPVFPWILSDYESENLDFTRPETFRKLDKPMGCQTKEGELEFRKRFDSWDDPEIPKFHYGSHYSSAGIVLFYLIRLPPLSSENRKLQGGQFDHADRLFTNIRDTWLSAAGKGNTSDVKELVPEFFYMPEFLENRFDLDLGEKQSGEKVGDVVLPPWAKGSTREFIRKHREALESDYVSENLHHWIDLIFGYKQRGKAAEEAVNVFYYYTYEGSVDIDAVADPAMKAAILAQINHFGQTPRQLFLKPHAKRRIDRKLPLNPLKFAARLIPHETRKISSSVTQIVTINDKILLAGANNLIKPTTYTKYVAWGFPDRSLRFMTYDQDRLLSTHENLHCGHQIQCASSSHDGQLLVTGADDGMVCVWRIGNYGGPRAPRKLYLKQTLCAHTAKITCLYVCQPYMMIISGSDDCTVIIWDLSSLVFVRQLPEFPFPVSAILVNDLTGEIVTAAGVLLAVWSVNGDCLSVVNTSQLPSDYVLSVTTGTFSDWLETNWYISGHQSGAIKVWQMVHGSSEISQTYKHPAAVHCGLGLGGKEPEYKLVLHKVLKGHKHAVTALHLSGDLKLLLSGDAGGNLVSWTLPDDILRNSVKWG, encoded by the exons GCTAGTAGAGACGCacatattttcttttgttgtgGGTAGAGCATTTGTCACAGAtatcaaaaagttaaaaggtagcAGCAAAACAAGATCTTTGGAGATTGAAACTGTGATCGGTTTTTTCTCTGAGGTTACAGAG GATGGGGTTCAAGTTGGCTCAAATTTACTACAGGCAGTTTCATTCCTTGTTTCTGGG GCTGTTGATAAACAATCTCTCCTTGATTCCGGGATCATGTCTTGTCTCGTTCATATTCTTAATGCTCTTTTGGTTTCTGATGGAAAAAATATGAAGCAGAACATCATCACTGTTGAAGAGGAACCCGAAGTAACAGAGAATGTAGCTCCAAATCGGCGGCTTGAG GTAGAGGGCATCATTCTTCATATAATGAAAGCATTGGCAAGCCATCCTGCAGCTGCACAGAGTTTGATTGAAGACAATTCTCTCGAGCTACTCTTTGAGATGGTTGCCAATGGGTCTTTGGTCTTATTTTCAAGGTACAAGGAAGGTCTTGTCCCCTTGCACACCATTCAGCTTCATAGGCATGCAATGCAG GTACTAGGTCTTCTTCTTGGTAATGACAATGGGAGCACTGCCGATTACATAAGAAAACACCAGCTG ATAAAAGTGCTGTTAATGGCTGTTAAGGGCTttgattctgaatctggagaCTCTGTGTATACTGTGGGAATTGTGGACTTGTTGCTTGAATGTGTTGAATTGTCATATAAACCTG AGGCTGGTGGTATCAGACTCCGGGAAGACATTCATAATGCTCACGGATACCAATATCTCATTCAGTTCACATTAGTTCTTTCCGAACAAAATTCTGAATCAGAACTGTCAAAGTCAACTAATGAAGGGGACACACAGGCTGAAAAAGGATCCCTATCACCCACACTTTTTAGATTGCTTGATGTTCTTGTTAATTTATCTCAAGCGGGTTCTACAAATGCAACAGGATCCCCTGGATCAAAGGGTTCAAGAAATCACGTAAATCCGGCTAGCAGGCCATGTGACCGGTTTGGTAACTATGCTTGGGAGAATGACACTCACAAAGTTAAGGACCTAGAAGCTGTCCAAATGCTGCAAGACATCTTTTTAAAAACAGATAGCAGAGAGCTGCAAAGTGAAGTCCTCAATAGATTATTCAAGATATTCTCAAGTCATCTTGAAAATTATTTGCTGTGTCAGCAGTTGCGAATTGTTCCATTATTGATCCTCAATATGGGTGGCTTCCCGACTTCTTTGCAAGAGATTATTCTTAAGATCCTTGAGTATGCTGTGACTGTTGTAAATTGTATACCTGAACAAGAGTTGCTTTCACTTTGCTGTTTGTTGCAACAATCAATAACATCTGAGTTGAAATGCACTATCCTGACATTTTTTGTAAAGTTGGTGTCGTTTGATCTACAGTACAAAAAGTTCTTAAGAGAAGTTGGTGTACTGGAGGTTTTATTGGATGATCTCAAGCATCATAAGTTTCTTGTGGGCCCAGAGCAGCATGAAGGTAAGAGAGGTGAGGTGGAAAGAAAGGGTAGCCCGAATGGTTTCCAGAAACATCTGGACAGTGGAGATGTGATCCTATCATCTCCTAAACTCTTGGAGTCTGGCCCTGGAAAGTTCCCTCTTTTTGACAATGACAGGACAATTCCAGTTGCTTGGGACTGTTTGGTTTCGTTATTGAGAAAAGCAGAATTTAATCAAGTGACATTCCGTCTGGCTGATGGAGTAAGTACTACTCTTCCTTATTTGGCGTCTGATGTTCACCGCCCTGGCGCCCTCCGTGTATTATCTTGCTTAATCATTGAGGATTCTGCACAG GCTCATCCAGATGAGTTGGGTTTGCTAATTGAAGTTTCAAAGAGTGGAATGGTGCTAAGCACTTTAGGATCTCTATACAAGCTTCCAGATGATGCAAAATGTGATATTTTTGGAGCCATTTGGCGCATTTTAGGAGCCAGCAGTTCTGCTCAGAGAGTGTTCGGTGAAGCCACTGGGTTTTCCCTTATCCTAACAACACTCCAGAGTTTCCACGGGGATAAAGGGGAAGTTGGTCAATCCTCACTAACAGTTTGCATGAAACTCTTTACACATATTATGCGTTTGATTACGGCTGGCGTGTGCAACAATGCTGCTAATAGAGTTAAGTTACATGCGATTATATCTTCACATACTTTCTGTGATCTTTTATCCGAGTCTGGATTGATTTGTGTGGAGTGGGAAAAGCAAGTCACACAGTTGCTGTTTGAACTTTCTCTCGAAATGGTACTTCCACCGTCCTTCATTGCAGAAACTACTGAACCATcagatgatattgatgatgtcTGTATTTTCCAGATAGTCATGCCATCAGCTTTATTTCTTCCTCATAAGCAGTACATATATAATGCTGGTGCAGTGAGGGTTCTCATCCATTTGTTGTTGCTTTTTAGTCCAAAACTTCAGCTTGAGCTCCTAAATCTTATTGAAGAACTTGCTCGTGCTGGCTCATTTAACCAGGAAAGCCTTACATCTGCAG GTTGTGTGGAACTTCTTCTTGAGACAATATATCCCTTCCTTTCTGGTTCATCCTCTCTACTTTTTTGTGCTTTAAGGATCATTGAAGTACTTGGGGTTTATAG GTTGTCATCAGCCGAATTGCGTGTAATTATAAGATATACTTTGCAAGTAAGACTCATGAAATCTGGTCATACTCTTGTTGATATGATGGAGAGGTTTACATCTTTAGAGAACATTCCTCTTGCACCCTTTGTAGAGATGGATATGAGTAAGTCTGGGCATGCTTCTATCCAAGTATCATTGGGTGATAGGTCTTGGCCCCCTGCTGCTGGCTATTCGTTCATTTGTTGGTTTCAGTACCAAAATTTCTTAAAATCAAATGGCACAGCATCTCCACATAATATGCGCATATTTTCTGTTGGTGCTATGGATGATGGAAATAGCAATACATTATATGCGGAAATTAATCTTCGGGAAGATGGAACTTTGACCCTATCAACCAGCAATTCATCTTCGTTATCTTTTTCTGGGTTAGATTTAGATGAATACAGGTGGCATCATCTTGCTGTAGTGCATAGCAaaccaaatgccttagctgGATTATTTCAATCAAGTGTTTCTTATGTTTACTTTAATGGAAAACTTAAACACACTGGCAGATTAGGATATTCTCCTTCCCCTACTGGGAAATCTCTGCAGGTAACCATTGGGACGCCGGATAATAGTGCAAGGGTCAATGACTTATCGTGGAAAATCCGGTCTTGCTATTTATTTGAAGAAGTATTGCCACCCGGTTCTATTTGGTTTATGTATATTCTGGGGAGAGGGTATACTGGTCTTTTCCAAGACACCAACCTTTTGCAGTTTGTTCCAAATCAAGCTTGTGGTGGTGGAAGTATGGACATTTTATCTTCCCTTGAAGCTGATTTGGCATATGCTTCTAATGCACAGAGGCCCGAGAATGCAAAAAAGCAAGGAAACTCTAAGACAGATCGTAGTGGTGTTGTTTGGGACTTTGAAAGATTAGGGAATCTCGCATTACAGCTTTGTGGACGAAAGCTAATATTTGCATTAGATGGAACATCTACTGATGTTTCTAAGTCTTCCGGAACTATGTCAATGCTCAATTTAGTGGATCCGTTGTCAGCGGTCGCTTCACCACTTGGag GTATACCACGCCTTGGACGTCTTCATGGGgatatttatgtttgtaaacATTCTATCATAGGTGAAACCATGCGACCCATTGGTGGACTGGCCATGGTCCTAGCCCTGGTTGAAGCAGCTGAAACTAGAGACATGCTACACATGGCACTGACACTGCTCGCTTGTGCACTCCGCCAAAATCCACAAAATATTAGGGACATGCAATCATGTAGAGGATATCACTTGCTAGCTCTCCTACTGCAACCTAAAATGTCAATATTTGATATGCAATCTCTGGAGATCTTTTTTCAAATTGCTGCTTGTGAGGCTTTGCTCCCTGGAccaaaaaagtttgaaaagacTAATAACAATTTGCCACCTGTTAAAGCAACACAAGAAACCAGCTTTGAGGAGCTTTCTATGTTAAAGTTTCATGATGAAGTTTCTTCTGCTGGTTCACATGGAGATATGGATGATTCTTCTGTAAATAAAGATGCTTTCAGTCATATCTCAGAACTAGATAATGTTGACTTACTAACAGAGACATCAAACTGCATTGTTCTCTCAAATGCAGATATGGTTGAACACGTGCTATTGGACTGGACTGTTTGGGTTGCAGCATCAGTTCCAATACAAATCACTCTTTTGGGATTTCTTGAAAATCTAGTTTCAATGCATTGGTACCGAAACCATAATCTTTCAGTTTTGCGTAAGATAAACCTTATTCAACATCTACTCGGAACATTACACCGGGGTGATGTTGAAGTTCCTGTCCTAGAAAAACTAGTTGTGTTGCTGGGTGTTATTTTGGATGACGGCTATATTATCTCTGAACTAGAACACGTTGTTAGGTTTGTTATCATGACCTTTGACCCCCCAGAACCAACATCTAAGAGTCAGATACTTAGAGAATCAATCAGAAAGCACATCATTGTTAGAAATATGATTCTTGAGAAGCTAATCGATATATTAGTGACCATTGAATCAGAAGATCTGATTGAGCAGTGGCATAAGATTGTCTCATCCAAATTAATAACTTACTTTTTGGATGAAGCGGTTCATCCTACGAGTATGAGATGGGTCATGACTCTCCTTGGTGTGTGTCTTACCTCTTCTtctactttttctttaaaatttcgCACGAGTGGAGGGTATCAAGGGCTGATGAGAGTGCTTCCTGGTTTCTATGACTCACCTGATATATATTACATTCTATTCTGTCTAATATTCGGGAAGCCCGTTTATCCGAGATTACCTGAAGTTCGTTTGTTGGACTTTCATGCCCTTATGCCTAGTGATGGAAGTCAAAGGGAGTTAAAGTTTTTGGAACTGTTGGATTCTGTTATTGCTATGGCGAAATCAACATTTGACAGGGTGTCTATTCAGACAATGATTGCCTATGAAAGTGGTGACTTAAATCAAGTTGGTGCTGGGCTTGTGGCTGAGCTTTTGGGTGAAACTACAGAGATGACTGGAGAGCTTCAGGGTGAAGCTCTGATGCACAAAACTTATGCCGCTCGTCTCATGGGTGGAGATGCTTCAGCCCCAGCTGCTGCAACCTCCGTTCTTAGGTTCATGGTTGATCTTGCCAAAATGTGTCCTCCATTTTCTGCTGTCTGCAGACGAGCCGAGTTTTTGGAGAACTGTGTGGATCTTTATTTCTCTTGTGTCAG gTCAGCTCACGCTGTGGAAATGGCAAAAAAGTTATCTGTTAAGTCAGGAGACAAAAATATCAATGATTATGACGATAATGCGAGTTCTTACAATAGCTTGCCTGTTGAGCAGGAACAATGTGCTAAAACCTCCATAAGTCTAGGAAGTTCTCCACCAGCTCATGCAAGTGCAAGTTCTGGAGATATTCCCGCTGCCAAAAGCAATTCGGATGAATGTAAAGAAAATATCATAACAGCATCCCCAGAGGATCTACACAGGTCCAGCAGTAAAGATTTAAGTTCCCTCGATCTCAAAGCCACTCCAGAGCCCGCTCACCAAATGAGTACACTGAGTTCCTCATCGTTAAGTATATttgattctccatttttatCTGAGAAACCTACTGGGGTCCAGCAAACACCTTCGTCTCAAATTCCTGCAACTACTATAACTGAATCTAAACCAAAGTTAGCTGCATCTCCTTCCATGGTATCTTCAGTATCGATTTCAATGTCTGAATTTGATACAGCTTCAGACTCAAAACGCCCTCCCGTAATACCAAGCACAACGGACCCAATATTCACAATTAACCCTAGGATGCTTCTACACGCAGATGATTCTGGTTATGGAGGTGGTCCATGTTCAGCAGGAGCAACTGCTATATTAGATTTCATGGCTGAAGTTCTTTCTGATTTTGTAACTGACCAGATGAAAGCTGCACCCATTATTGAGAACATTCTGGAAAGTGTTCCCTTGTATGTTGATGCTGAGTCTGTGTTAGCTTTTCAGGGTTTGTGCCTTGGTAGACTTATGAACTTTCTAGAAAGACGGATCTTGAGagatgatgaggaagatgaaAAGAAACTAGATAAAACCCGTTGGTCATCGAATTTAGATGCATTGTGTTATATGATAGTGGATCGTGTATATATGGGTGCTTATTCCCAGCCTGTTGCTGTACTGAAAACTCTGGAATTCTTGTTGTCTATATTACAGTTGGCAAATAAAGACGGTAGAATTGAACAAGCAGCGCCTCCTGGCAAAGGGCTTCTTTTGATTGGGAGAGCAAAACAACTTGATTCTTATATACTTTCTTTGTGTAGAAACGTGAATCGCATTATCATGTACTGCTTTCTTCCTTCATTCTTGATCTCCATTGGAGAAGATGAACTTCTTTCACGTCTCAGTTTTGAGCCTAAAAAGAGATATGTCTTTAATGGGTCTGAAGAGGCTGGCATGATTGATATATGCGCGGTGCTACAAGTACTCGTTGCTCATAAAAGAATAATATTCTGCCCTAGTAATCTCGACAATGACTTAAACTGTTGTTTGTGTATCAACTTAATATCTCTTTTACATGATCAGAGGCAGAATGCACAGAATTTAGCAGTTGAGATCCTCAAGCATCTTATGTTATACCGAAAAACTGCACTAGAGGATCTTCTAGTCTCTAAATCAAACCAAGAGCCGGTTTTGGATGCGTTTCATGGCGGTTTTGACAAACTTGTTACTGAAAGTTTGCAATCTTTCTATGAATGGCTTCACAAATCTGAAGCTCTTGTGAATAAAACATTGGAACAGTGTGCTGCTGTTACATGGGTTCAGTTTATTTCTGGGTCGGTAAAGTTCCCGAGTGTTCGAATTAAAAGTATGGATGGTCGCCGTAAAAAAGAGATTGGTAAAAAGTTAAAGGATTTGAGAAAGTTTGACCAAAGATATTGGGAGCAGATTAAAGAACGGAGAATTGCTTTGGATGTGGTTCGTGATCATATGTCTACTGAATTAAGAGTTATTCGTCAAGATAAATATGGATGGGTGCTTCATGCTGAAAGTGAGTGGCAAACACATCTTCAACAACTTATGCATGAAAGGGGTATATTCCCGTTACCCAAATCGCTTTCATTTGAAGAGCCCGAATGGCAGCTTTGCCCAATTGAAGGCCCATATAGGACACGTAAAAAGATTGAGCGTTGCAAACTGAAGATTGACACAATTGAAACCATTTTAAATGTCGAGTTTAATGGTCAGGAATTATCGGGGGAAAGAAATGAAGTGGACCACATTAATTCCAATTACGGGTTTGATACTTTCTCAAATCCATTACCATATGATGAGTTGCATGATGATTCGGACGGTGGTAAAGATGTGGCTTCCACAAAGATCGGGTGGAATGATGACAAGGATAGTAGTATTTTTGAGCCGAGTGGTAATTTCGCTGCAGAATTTAGTGTCAAATCAAGCACCACAGTAGCAGCACCGAAAGCAGAGAGCATAATAGAAAACTCTGATATTGTTTCACTGAGACGTTATGCTTTGGTTAGGTCTGATAACTTTAGAGTGACCGAGGACAAAATCGAGAAGGAGTTAAGTGACAGTGGGGACTACTTAATTAGACCTTATCTGGAACgtaatgaaaaaataaagttCAAATACAATTGTGAAAGAGTTGTGAGTCTTGATAAACATGATGGAATCTTTTTAATAGGAGAACTCTGTCTATACGTCATAGAgaatttttatgttgatgatgCGGGGTACATATGTGAGAAAAAGTGTGAAGATGATCTCTCTGTCATTGATCAAGCTTTAGGTGTAAAGAAAGATGTCTCTTTAAGCATGGGCTCCCAGTCAAAGTCAACCGCATCTTGGGCGGTGAATCCTAAAACATACACCGGGGGAAGGGCATGGGGCTACAGTAGTGGTGCATGGGGTAAGGAAAATGCCATTAATATCAGCAATGTACCTCATTTATGGCGAATGTGGAAGCTTAATAGTGTACATGAACTTTTGAAGCGGGATTATCAGCTGCGCCCTGTTGCTATTGAAGTATTCAGCATGGATGGATGTAACGATCTTCTGGTGTTCCATAAGAAGGAGAGGGAAGAAATTTTCAGAAATCTGCTGGCAATGAATCTTCCACGGAACAGCAT GTTTTTGGACCCCACAATCTCGGGATCGCTGAAACAAGAAAGCACTTTCAAGCTTACGGCTACACCTTTTTCCAAGAGGTGGCAAACTGGAGAAATAAGCAATTTCCAGTACCTGATGCACCTCAACACACTTGCAGGTCGTGGGTACAGTGATCTTACTCAGTATCCAGTCTTTCCTTGGATTTTGTCGGATTATGAGAGTGAAAATTTGGACTTCACCAGACCAGAGACTTTCCGTAAACTTGACAAGCCCATGGGCTGTCAAACAAAAGAAGGAGAACTGGAATTCAGGAAAAG GTTTGACAGCTGGGATGATCCAGAGATTCCCAAGTTTCATTATGGTTCTCATTATTCTAGTGCTGGAATTGTCCTATTCTATCTTATACGGTTACCACCATTAAGTTCAGAAAATCGAAAGCTGCAGGGTGGGCAGTTTGATCATGCAGACCGTCTTTTCACCAATATACGTGATACGTGGTTAAGTGCTGCTGGAAAAGGCAACACTTCAGATGTAAAGGAACTTGTCCCGGAATTTTTTTATATGCCAGAGTTCTTGGAGAACCGGTTTGACCTTGACCTCGGAGAGAAACAATCAGGAGAAAAG GTTGGTGATGTTGTATTGCCACCTTGGGCCAAAGGTAGTACTAGAGAGTTCATCAGGAAGCATAGGGAAGCTCTGGAATCTGATTATGTGTCAGAGAATTTGCATCATTGGATAGATCTTATCTTTGGATATAAACAGCGAGGGAAG GCTGCTGAAGAAGCCGTGAATGTTTTCTACTACTATACATACGAGGGGAGTGTTGACATAGATGCAGTTGCTGATCCTGCAATGAAAGCAGCGATTCTTGCTCAAATTAATCACTTTGGGCAAACACCTAGACAACTATTTCTAAAGCCTCATGCCAAAAGGAGAATTGATCGGAAGCTTCCCCTTAATCCACTCAAATTCGCTGCACGTCTTATCCCTCATGAAACCCGCAAAATTTCATCTTCTGTAACACAAATTGTTACCATCAATGACAAGATTTTATTGGCAGGAGCAAACAACTTGATTAAGCCAACAACCTACACCAAATATGTTGCATGGGGCTTCCCTGATCGTAGCCTTAGATTCATGACATATGATCAAGATAGACTCCTGTCGACCCATGAGAACCTTCATTGTGGCCATCAAATCCAGTGTGCCAGTTCTAGCCATGATGGTCAACTTCTGGTCACTGGTGCAGATGACGGGATGGTTTGTGTGTGGCGGATAGGCAACTATGGAGGTCCCCGTGCACCACGAAAATTGTATTTAAAACAAACACTTTGTGCTCACACGGCAAAAATCACATGTCTTTATGTTTGCCAACCTTACATGATGATCATCAGTGGGTCAGATGACTGCACTGTCATCATATGGGATCTTAGCTCGTTGGTTTTTGTTCGACAACTTCCTGAATTCCCATTTCCAGTTTCAGCCATTCTAGTGAATGATTTGACGGGTGAAATTGTGACGGCTGCTGGTGTTTTGCTAGCAGTTTGGAGTGTAAATGGAGACTGTCTCTCGGTTGTCAACACTTCCCAGCTTCCTTCTGATTATGTATTGTCTGTGACGACTGGTACGTTTTCCGACTGGCTGGAAACAAACTGGTACATATCAGGTCACCAGAGCGGAGCTATCAAAGTATGGCAAATGGTTCACGGTTCTTCTGAAATCTCTCAAACTTACAAGCATCCTGCAGCTGTGCATTGTGGGTTGGGGCTTGGGGGTAAAGAACCAGAGTACAAATTGGTTCTTCACAAGGTGCTTAAAGGCCATAAACATGCGGTCACTGCACTTCATCTTTCAGGTGACTTGAAGTTATTGCTGAGTGGTGATGCTGGTGGGAATTTGGTTTCATGGACATTGCCTGATGACATATTAAGAAATTCTGTTAAGTGGGGGTGA